One genomic window of Cyprinus carpio isolate SPL01 chromosome B8, ASM1834038v1, whole genome shotgun sequence includes the following:
- the LOC109075279 gene encoding solute carrier family 35 member E2A-like: MSGGGKASLWPSLGSFRPRSERVLLARSESAPGEPVLKITITETTLIEAQAGVWSARALSYLTLWYFFSFCTLFLNKYILSLLEGEPSMLGAVQMLSTTVIGCLKMFVPCPLYSHKSRAENPPNFLMIMLFVGLMRFTTVVLGLVSLKNVAVSFAETVKSSAPIFTVIMSRLILGEYTGFWVNLSLVPVMAGLALCTATEVSFNMLGFSAALSTNIMDCLQNVFSKKLLSGDKYKLSPPELQFYTSAAAVIMLVPAWVFLMDLPLMGKSERSFRLSQDIVLLLLFDGVLFHLQSVTAYALMGRISPVTFSVASTVKHALSIWLSIIVFSNPITLVSAVGTLMVFLGVLLYNKAKQMQRDSLMQHALDQSAESQHKPIVQDADAASAK, from the exons ATGAGCGGCGGCGGGAAAGCCTCGCTCTGGCCCTCGCTGGGCAGCTTCCGGCCGCGCTCCGAGCGAGTGCTGCTGGCCCGCAGCGAGAGTGCCCCCGGAGAGCCGGTGCTGAAGATCACCATCACAGAGACCACGCTGATCGAGGCCCAGGCCGGCGTCTGGAGCGCCAGGGCCCTCTCCTACCTGACGCTCTGGTACTTCTTCAGCTTCTGCACGCTCTTCCTCAACAAGTACATCCTGTCTCTGCTGGAGGGAGAGCCCAGCATGCTCG GTGCTGTCCAGATGCTCTCCACCACCGTCATCGGCTGTCTCAAGATGTTTGTTCCTTGCCCCCTGTACAGTCACAAGTCCCGCGCCGAAAACCCGCCCAACTTCCTCATGATCATGCTGTTTGTGGGACTGATGAG gttcaCGACGGTGGTGCTGGGGCTGGTTAGTCTGAAGAACGTGGCCGTGTCGTTCGCTGAGACGGTCAAGAGCTCGGCGCCCATCTTCACCGTCATCATGTCCCGCCTCATACTGGGAGAATACACAG gctTCTGGGTGAATCTGTCTCTGGTTCCGGTGATGGCGGGTCTGGCTCTCTGCACCGCCACCGAGGTCAGCTTCAACATGCTGGGCTTCTCCGCCGCTCTCTCCACCAACATCATGGACTG CTTGCAGAATGTGTTTTCCAAGAAGCTGCTGAGTGGAGACAAGTACAAGCTGAG TCCTCCAGAGCTTCAGTTCTACACCAGCGCGGCGGCGGTCATCATGCTCGTCCCTGCCTGGGTCTTCCTGATG GACCTGCCGCTGATGGGGAAGAGCGAGCGCTCCTTCAGACTGTCTCAGGACAtcgtgctgctgctgctgttcgaCGGCGTGCTCTTCCACCTGCAGAGCGTCACCGCCTACGCTCTCATGGGCCGCATCTCCCCCGTCACCTTCAG TGTGGCGAGCACGGTGAAGCACGCTCTGTCCATCTGGCTGAGCATCATCGTGTTCAGTAACCCCATCACGCTGGTGTCCGCCGTCGGGACCCTCATGGTGTTCCTGGGAGTCCTGCTCTACAACAAAGCCAAGCAGATGCAGAGAGACTCTCTGATGCAGCACGCTCTGGACCAGTCTGCCGAGTCCCAGCACAAACCCATCGTCCAGGACGCAGACGCCGCCTCCGCCAAATAA